Part of the Triticum aestivum cultivar Chinese Spring chromosome 4D, IWGSC CS RefSeq v2.1, whole genome shotgun sequence genome is shown below.
TGTCCTTTGCTTGTGAAATATAGTAAACATGCAAAATGGTATATGTACTTGTGTAAAACATAATTTTGTAATTGATATAAATattacattattattattattattattttcagatGCTCGAGGGAGCTTTTTAGCTGCCCCTTGGGTCCGGAGTTTCTCTAAAGTTGCATACCATTCACTAGTGCAAATTTATGCTTTATTGTGCAATTTTGGGGAGGGGTGTGGGTTTTGGTCTTTTGTGgacgcacacacacacaacaccATGAATATAATCATTCTTTCTTTTTTGCAGGTTTTCAAGCATAATATCACACGAGGGCACAACCTAACTGCACATTAAACAGTCGGCGAATCTCACAAATGTATATTGCGAATTTGAACATGGCTAGGTGAAGTTCGGCTCTCGTAGCTTCAACAGCCCACAAAGAAGATTAGAAGCACGTGTGAAGAAAAAATATATATTATCATAGCACAGTACTGACTTGAGTGAGCTCTAATTAAGCAGCTGTTGCATGTTCACCGTCGGCACACCAATCTGAAATTTTACTTGGTCCACAATGAACTACATAGATGGTACGAAGAACAAACTGCATATATAGGTTGGACGTACGTAGTAGTACTCCTTAACCACGCACACGATCAGGTCCCTCGATCCCACAGAAGCACTCAGAGCACGCCACGCATCTTGATGCATAGATTCTCTACTTTTTCCAGGGTTGGAGGCACAGCACCGCAACCAGAACCAGGACGATCGCCAGAACGACCAGAGATATGATTGCAagcttcttgtccttcttcttccagGCGGTGTGCCGCGCGGCGCGCGCTGCAGCGGGGTCGTTCGCTGCTGGAGCAGCCTGCATCAGTTGAGCTCAACGGGTTAGTTCAGTTCAGTTGCAAGCACATGTTCCTCTCTTGTTCGATCGTCAGGAAAATTAACAAGGGTTTTTAACTGCAACCAAGCTATGGAAAACTATATAGCTTCAAATAAACACCACCTTGGTTATGATCTACTAGCAGAAGATTTTCTAAAGAGAACGAGGGGCAAATATAGCTCGTGGAGTCTCTGTGTAGCTCTAATTAGATCTGGCCAAACTGAAACAAGAACACGTAGATAGAAAACTAAAATTGGCCTACATTAGGCTGTAGCTCGAATCTGAACGCCTTATGTTAATTCCATCAAGCAATTGTCACGAGGTACTCCTATAATCTTCTGCTACATATATGTCAGATCATTTGCTAGTTAATTTACTGCCGATCACGTAGAGAAAACTGAGCATAATCAAGGATGGAGGAAAGCATCAGCGTCGATATACTTTGACAGAAATGATTGTGATTTGGGAACCACATTACCGCAGGTGCTGCCGCCGGAGGATTGGCCACGTTGTTggctgctgccgccgccggagGATTGGCAACGTCGTTggctgctgccgccgccggagGATTGGCCACGTTGTTGGCCGCCGCCGCGGGCGGAGGATTGTCCATGGCGTCCGTGCACGCttgcagagagggagagagagtggcGAGAGATGGAGAAGGGTATGCGCTGTGGGGCGAAGTGCTCTATGGCCAAGCGATGGAACTAACCGAGTAGTACTAGTAGCCAGCAGCCAACCCATCGAGAATACTTTGTTTCTCGTTTCGGGTGTAGCAGAGGCTCCAGTAGGACGGCCCCGATAGGCTCATGTTTCGGGGAAACTCCTCTCAAAAGCACGAGCTATGGACTGTGGAACCCGCGTGTGGTGTTTGGGCGTTCACTTCACATGATCACCGCATGTGAAACCGGAGCTGAAAAAATGGCAACACTAGCCATCTCTCATCTAAAGCGGACTGTGCACGGAAATGGCAATGCAATTATGCAATGCAACGCCTGCCCTGCAGAAGGAGGCTTAGGCTTGTTTACCCCTTCCCCCGCGTCGCTCTCCcgagggcgactcgggggcgatctagggttccccccccccccccccccgccgccccttcccccttcccctcctcctcgccgCTGCCGGAGGCGGTCGTCGGGGCCCCCGCGCGGCTGCCTGTGAGGGCGGCGGCGAGGCCTTTGGCCGCTCCCTTTCGGTGGCGAGGGCCCGGATCTGAGGCGGCGGCCTCGCTGGTGCGGACGGCGCTCCTCCGGCGGCGGGGAGTGCTCGTCGGTGAGGTAGGCCGGATCCCCTCGGCTGCGCGGGCAGCGAGATCCCGGTGGGCGCTGGTCATGGCGCGGGGAGGCCCCGGGTTCCCCTCGTCAGATCGGAGGCGATCTGGTCTGCTCGTGATGCATGACCCCCAGCCGGCCTGGATCTCTGGCGTGCACGCGCCTGCTGATGTTGTGGGTGTTTCGGAGGTGGCGGCAGGGTGCttggccgggggaaacccttggccgccggtggcggtcacggcgtcgatggcgtcccggacgtcattccctccttggtggcggcgccgaggctaaacctcccctgcctccccccttcccctgcgcccgggtgaaaaccctagccccggtggctaagcggcggcggcgccacagcgtcgtcaccttcttgaaggcgccgacttGGGCATGGGGATGTTGGGTGTGCATGGCGAACTTGTCTGGTTCCTGGTGGCGGCCCGTCTGATCTACCGCGTCGCAGCTCCGGGCAGTGTCTTGTGGCTGCGGTGCTTCTCTTCCGGCCGTGTCTCCGATGGGGACCTCGCCCTTCCTCACCTTATACAtgccgtggtggagcggtacttcatctcactcattgatggcggcgaagatcggcggcatggcgctgtggaggctcgccgcccgatgcgcggagatggactcgcgcaggaggaggtagttgtctggcgtcatggtgacgtcgatggcggagtggccttcacaaggtagaagactcaatatattctgaagacggacctgtggaagatggctgcGACGACACAAGAGtgtgtctgaccggattgtgccccagacccggtatgtggctcggctggggcttccggcttttgatgttaggtttaggtgagtggtttgggtagtggcccaactagcatccttcatcatatggataagagtagcggcatatgttgccgagATGGTGGATTCAGGAATATTgtctgtaatactttgtaaggtccttgagaataattaataaagtggccgtatgcatcttccagatgcagaggccgggggtcatcctccatttcaaaaaaaaacgcCTGCCCTGCACCGTGCAACGTCTCTCCATGATTTGATCGACCACCATGTGGTTGTGACTGGCTCGAGGTGCCATGAAATTGGTACATGAACTCCATGGAGATGAGAAATGTGCCTATGCGTTGCATTGCGTGCACTGGTGATCCTATCCCATTCATAATGTCTCGAGGCTCGCCCATATAGAAAGTAGATCACGATGGCAGCCCG
Proteins encoded:
- the LOC123098732 gene encoding ice-structuring protein, producing the protein MDNPPPAAAANNVANPPAAAAANDVANPPAAAAANNVANPPAAAPAAAPAANDPAAARAARHTAWKKKDKKLAIISLVVLAIVLVLVAVLCLQPWKK